The nucleotide sequence GGAAGGGACTCCAGTTAACACCACGGAGTACAGGTGCATCATTGGTTGTCTGAGATATTTGCTAAACACACGGTCTGACCTATCATTTTCTATCGGAATGGCGAGCAGATACATGGAGAGACCTACAATCATGCATCTTAAGGTGGTCAAACAGATTCTCAAGTATTTGAAAGGTACAATTCACTTTGGACTTGTTTACATGAAGAGATCCCAAGAAATTGGTATATTCGGCTACTCGGACAATGATTTAGCCGTCGATCTAGATGGGAGTAAAAGCACAAGTGGAATGACTTtctattttaatgaaagtttggtGTCCTGGAATTCACAGAAGCAGAAGATAGTGACGCTTTCATCTTGTGAGGCAGAGTTCATGGTAGCCACAACTGCAGCCTGTCATGCTAGCGAATTAACCGGTGTAGAGCCAAAGCCGGTGACTCTGTTTGTCGACAACAAATCTGCTATAGCTCTCATGAAGAATCCAGTATTTCATGGTCGCAACAAGCATATAGATACAAGGTTCCATTTTATCAGAGAATGTATTGAGAAGGGACAGATTGTGGTTGAATTCGTTAATACTGGAGAATAACTAGTCGATGTATTAACTAAAGCATTGCCGGGAGTGAAGTTAGCTGCCATGCGACAACTACTCAGCGTTCGTGATTTAGAGCCGTGTCAGGATTAGGAGGGGTAATGTGAGCATATTAATCCATACATGACACGTAGTGACCACGTCTTTTTCCCTTACATTAGTGGTGATAAGATTTCTTATTTTCATAGGATAAATTAATGGAATTAGTCTTTACTATTTTCATGGGATAAATTAGTGAAATTAGTCTTTCCTATTTTCATGAATTAGTGGTGTTAGCTTGTGCTATATTTAAAGAGTCCTAGAGATGTGtagtaaattaatttattttttttcactatAAGAAAATATTCTAACAGTTATTTTCCTCCTCGCTCTATTCATTTTTCATATTAGCGAGTGTTAGTGAGTGTACGTGTATTTGAGTGTGATACCAACAGTTTCTAAACCAACAAGATTACCATAAACTCAAGCATCATTCGTTTGCATATATCACTCGACGATACTTGTTCAATCAGAAACTTATTAGCATCAATCAATTTTCCAGTAGTTTATGGAACTATTAAGCAAACGAGACAGGGACAATGGCGAAGTCTCGTAgtcaaattcaacaatcaactagAAAAGTAAGGATATTTGCACAGAAAAACAATGTATCAAGCAGAGTTTGCACCATAGCTATGGCGTCGCCGCGGCAATAGCACTGCGATTCTCCAACGTCGATGTCTCGGTCATGCGATCTTGTGCAGCTGCCTATGCAGATTAGGGATCGGGAAGATGTGAAGAGCGGAGAGAGCATAAGATGGGAAGAGGAGACTGTCTGCAGCGGCTCGGAAAGGGAACAATAGGAGGAGGAGGAAGTGAGCGCAGAGATTCCCTGTCGGCGGGGACATGTCCGCCTGCCAGCCGTCGGCGATTCATCTAGTGGCACAATAGCTTATAAGCTATTTCAGATTTCAATAAAACGTAGGTCGTTCTAGTAGAGTGGTGAATAGTTCCGCCAGTCACCGGGTTGACCTCCGAAACGGCGATTTTTCgaagggaaaattatttttaaatcgaATAACAAACAACtaacaaataattttaatataattaaaatgaCAGTCGTTGTAGTATAGTGGTAAGTATTCCCGCCTGTCACGCGGGTGACCCGGGTtcgatccccggcaacggcgaatttttacaagaaaaaaattaattttaaatcgaCTAACTAATAAACTTatagaaaatataaattttatagaaaCGAAAGTCGTTGTAGTATAGTGGTAAGTATTCCCGCCTGTCACGCGGGTGACCCGGGTtcgatccccggcaacggcgttttttagaagaaaaatatatttttaaatcgaGTGACGAATTAAtggataagaaaatttaaattctatTGAACCGAAAGTCGTTGTAGTATAGTGGTAAGTATTCCCGCCTGTCACGCGGGTGACCCGGGTTCGATCACCGGCAACGGCGTTTtttagaagaaaaatatatttttaaatcgaGTTACGAATAAACTGATAAACAAATTTAAACTCTATTGAAACCAAAGTCGTTGTAGTATAGTGGTGAGTATTCCCGCCTGTCACGCGGGTGACCCGGGTtcgatccccggcaacggcgattttttaagggaaaaataaaacttaattatatttgaacttgaaaaaacatattttttaaaaaaacctaaaTACCTAATACAgaatttgattattattatttttaaatcgtGTATAATtatttatcaatatttttttttcatccgTCGGCTCTTCCCTTCCGCCGTAAGAATCACTGGAAAGACTGAACTAAACCCTTGGAGGCTTACTGGGATCATCTGACGGTTGATATCACATTTATTGGATCCGACGGTTTTCCTTGCCTTCTTCCTTTATAAACTCGGATCTTCCTCCGCCTTCGTATCTCCTCAACAGCGCCGCCGCAGATCTCAAGCACTAAACCGACGACCGGAGCTCATCCTCGGCGGAATGGGTGAGACGTAATTTCTTCAGTCGTTGCCATGAATCACCATTTTTCCGCGCAATctgtttctttttttcctttgatTCGTTATTCATTCGTCAACCGAgaagtattgtctttggatttattGTAGGGGCTTACAAGTACGTGTCGGAGCTATGGAGGAAGAAGCAGTCGGATGTGATGCGATTCCTGCAGCGAGTGAGGTGCTGGGAGTATCGCCAGCTGCCATCGATTGTTCGGGTCACCAGGCCGACGCGCCCCGACAAAGCTCGTCGCCTCGGTTACAAAGCCAAGCAGGTAAAGCTGGAGAAAAAAAAGGGAATTTTATTTCATTCACTCTTATTGGACAGGAAAATGAACCTACTTTGTTTGTACATTTCAAATGATTGGTTTAACCTTTCTTTTAGTTGCAATTCTTAGGATTATATGTTAGACTTTGTTTTTTGGAAGATAAGATAAATTGAAAAGAAGGAAATACAGAAAAGATGTGTAGATGGTGGGATGGCTGACGAGGAAATCTATTGGTTGGATATGTACAAAGAGTGTGATTAGCACAAACTATTCATGGATTTCTGGACAAATTGAATAGTAGAACCTGTACTAATTCACAGTTGAAATGTTGGCATATTGGTAGGTTTCCTGATTTGCTAATTCTTTCATCAGGTAGATGCTTTCTGTTAATAAGGTCTTCATGGAACAGTACCAAACAGAATTTTGCTGCGTTACTGTCATCATATAAATTCCTCATACAAATGATTGGGTCCTTGTATATAAATTAGTCTATATATCATATGCAATTGTGTAGGCAGCTGTATGCACAACGTCTCCTTTGCTGTATATTAATCTTGAATTGGGTATCAGTTCTCCAAAAGATATTTGTGCATCTTTTATTgaggtaaagggaaatgatcttGAGAATTGAGTTAAGCTAAGTCCAGTatttcatatatcagaaaaagaTATGATAGGGTATGTTCAGGATTCTCGACTGACTTACGAAAGCCTTCATTTAGAATATCTGCATTGTTACTTGTTATCATACTGTTCttgtttcttcctttttttttttatgccaTATCATCTTGCTCACTAAAGTTCAAGCTTCTCGTTACATGCAGGGATATGTCATTTACCGGGTTCGTGTCAGACGTGGTGGGAGAAAGAGGCCAGTGCCAAAGGGTATTGTGTATGGAAAGCCAAAGAATCAGGGTATCACCCAGCTGAAATTCCAAAGAAACAAGAGGTCTGTTGCTGAGGAGAGAGCTGGAAGGAAGCTGGGAGGACTGAGGGTGCTCAATTCTTACTGGGTCAATGAGGTTTGAATAACTTCACCATCGTTTTCTTTCTCTAAATGTTTGTTCCCATACCGTCCCTATTAGATCTTGACATGCGCTTCAACAGGATTCCACTTACAAGTATTTTGAAGTCATTCTGGTTGATGCTGCACACACTGTGATCCGAAATGATCCCAGGATCAACTGGATCTGCAAAGGTGTGCATAAACACAGGGAGCTTCGTGGACTCACCTCTGCTGGCAAGAAGTATCGTGGCCTCCGCGGCAAGGGCCATCGCCATCACAAGGCACGGCCGTCTCGCAGAGCAACCTGGAAGAGAAACCAGACATTGTCTCTCCACCGCTATCGTTAGGTTCTTTAGTCGGCTGCTGGTTGCAACCATTGAAGTGGAGCAGTTGCTGGTTCTATTTTGGTCCAAATTGAGAATTGTTGTTTGAAAGTGTTCAGACTTTGCAACTTTGTTTCTGTACCTGTGACTTATTCATGAACTGGAGATGcgattatttctttttctaattaaaTTTCTGTTTTTGTTGAAACTTTGAGCTGGATAAATATTCACTTTATAGAACTCAACCAGTTTTTTTAGTCACCATAAATAAAATAGCAATTTTGACTGAGCAACAATCAACTTTAAAGGCCAATTCAGAGCAGTTGCTCATGTTTAATTTCATTTTTCTAAACCCTCTtggttatatttttattttcaacatTCAACAGAGTATATGTTAACATTAAACACATAAAATATATGTTAACATtaaacacataaaaaaaaaaaacgctGTTTAGCAATACCAAGAGATAGAAACATGTACAGCTAGTGCTTTCAACACATCCACAAAGGATACTTCTATATTAAGCTAACCTAATACAAAATTCTCCAGCTCACCAAGGCACGGGTTATCTAAACACATGTACAAAATTCTAGTTGAAAGGTCATGGAACATTCAAATGAAGCTATAACAATGTTGTGGTTCTTGTAGATGAAAAAGAATGTAACAGTTGACAGTTCATGCATGCCGGTTTTGTCTCATGCTGACCGCCATGCCAAGTTTTGTCGAGCCTCGGGTGAAGGAGAATCCCCTTTGAAGGACCTTCACTAATGTTGTTCCCCCCCTTTGTCAATGCATACGTTGAGATCAAGATTACAGTGAACTGTCTGGAAAATGGAAGCTTCAAGTTTAAAGTGTCTATCATCACAAATTAAGAAGAAATGAAATGCTTCTCGCAGGAAAACAGCTTCACTCTGTAATGTTAGCAGTTAATTCCTTGGTCTTATCCACAATCAAAGCTTTATCAACCAAGATATATCTTACTAATTATTAACTCTCAGGAAGTTTGATGATTTGTTTGCGAGTCAAAGATGTCTTTATGTCTGTTCCTCTCATCAGCCAATTACACACCCACATCCCCAAAAAGGactttaaaatagaattttaacccaacaataattaataacaacaataataatttaGACTATCGAAATAAAAGCGTGCCAATAGTGGttttataatgaaaaaaaaacattaaaaaaatataaaaaagccAACCTGATTAGCATTAGCCCAGTCTCAATGCCTCCCTAAGTCCAAAGCTGTAATTGCTCCGGGGACCCTTCTTGCCGAAAACAGCATTTCCTTTTTGCATCATTGTGACAAACTCATTATAGTCTATCCTTCCATCCTGTTTTGAGAATTAAAAGATTTCACCTAACACAATGTTCAATAAGAGAGATGTAAACCATGCGAGGAACATTTACTAACATTATCCTGATCGATTTCTTGAATCATCTCTTCTATGTGTGCATCCTGGATGCCAAATTCTTCACAAGCTTTCTGGAGCTCATCATGTGTTATGTAGCCACTACCGTCTTTGTCAAAATATGAAAAGGCTGAAAATAGGTTGTCCTCTCTCTCTATCTTGTTTAGATGCAAGGTAGCAGCTATGAACTCTCCATAGTCGATAGTACCATTGTTGTCGATATCAGCCTGAACTTTCACAAGTCATCCATCAGTAGAAGGCAACAAGTAAGCTTTATGCGTTGTAGATAATGAGCCATTCAAACAGCCGATTATGTTCACATGAAAATGCAACAAAAATATTGCATTATTGATTTAATGCTGATTTTCACACATTAATATATCCTTTTTCGTGCCATGGAATGCAACTGTCTAGCAAAGTCCTTCACATTATGATTGCATGCCACATTCATCGGTTCCTCGGATATAATTTTTGCCGTGTGGCAAAGTATTAACACCAATATGCCAACTTATTACCTTATAAAATTCCACTTTAGTCATCCACCTTGAATGAATAAATCATCTAAAATTTATGAGAAAATTGTTAATACAAACAATTCCCAAAATTTAATAAACAGCTTACTGAAACCATAAATAGTGTACCAGTTTAGACAGCAATTAATTAACAGTGAAATGCACACTGCCATCTACAAGACTTAGTAAGTCATTTAAGAATAACAATCGTATTTTCATGGCAATAAAGGAATTGATTAAAACATGTCAACTAATGTGATTTTCAGGAAAATGTCACAGATTTCTAGTGGCAGTATGTTTTTGTGCATTCAGACAAACAAGTGAGTCTCGTATATTCAAAACTTGTTTCAAGAATGACCATAAAGAGGGATTTCTCTAGCACTTACAGCTTTCATcagagctgaaatttcagactcCTTGAGATTGGCACCAACTTTTTTCAAGCCTATTTTGAGTTCCTCAAACGTGATTTGGCCACTATTATCTGCATCAATCATCTTAAACATTTCTTTCAAACCAGCAATTTCCTCATCCGATAGGCTCTCAGCAATTACCTATAAATATGTACATGAAAGTAGAAAGCATAAAGATAATCAACGCTACAATGATACCATATGGTGCTATTATGACAGTTCCACATTAAAACTTGACGCCTGACATGCTCAGTCTAATGTTGGGACCTTTAACTTCCACATTGgttaaatggatttttttttctcaGAGCCATTTGGCTTTTCTGGTAGCATGTAGACCCAAATATTCTAATATTTATTACAAAATACTCTAACACGTTACATCTGATCATGCAGGGAAAAAGAGCTATGATCACCCTTTTCAAAAATGTAAACCTTTTGTCAAAGGAATAACATCATTAGTAAAAAATTTGGTGACACAGGAAGACAAGGATTTTGGTGAATAGAGCAAAGCTAACTGTGCATATTTAGCAAATAAAATAGAAACGAAGAAGAAGGTCAAGGTCTTCTTAATAGTTGAAAAAAATTGAGCGCTTCTTCGACAAAGGCAACATAAGAAAACCTTACAAGAAAGAAGGTTGAATCTTTAATGCATAGCAGAAACTCACCAAAAAATCATCATTTAGCTCTTTCTCAATTAGTATTTGCATGAAAATCCTTACCCTTATTGCCATTTTCTTGAGCTTGTTCATCGCCGAAAATTGTTTTAACCGAGTAAGTACAGCAGAGTCAAGAGGCTTGCTAGGAGCTATACCATCAACACAAACCCAAGGATGACCTGCAATGAAACCCGAATTAATTACCCATcacataattaaaaaatttgtttAGTTCGTTCGTACAGTCGTACTACAGTCACTTGTGGCAGTGTCATGGCAGAagagctaaataatgttactttCGATTCTCTATAGAACATCTACAAATGGAAGACATGTAAGTTTTATGGTGTATATCACTATGAGACAAGATACATGCTAATGATGATATTGTCTACCTCCCCTAGAAAGAATTGTTTGATAAGGACTTACATAGTGCTTCATGAGCAGTTAATCGTCTTTTTGGATCTCTGACAAGCATTCTTCTAACCAAATCTTTGGCGCTCTCTGATATACTAGGCCAGGGGTCCATTTTAAGATCAAGCTCACCTCTTAAAACTTGTTCAAATATCCCTTGCTCTGTTTCTGTAGAGACATAAGGCGGAAGAAATAAGTACTCTTCAACAATCTATAGTCCAGTTGTGCATCAGAATTACAATATTTAGTTATCTTTAACAAAACACAAATGTTTGGCTCTCACCAGCCCAAAATGGTGGGACCCCACTTAACAGGATATAAATAATTACACCAGCACTCCAAACATCCACCTCTAGACCATAACGCTTGAGAAGTACTTCTGGGGCAACATAATATGGACTTCCAACAACATCCGTAAATGTGTCccctaaagaaaaaaaaaatacaaaagtaaTTTCAACAGTATGACACAGAGAACTATCAAAATTAATAAAACATTGTGAAGCATTCAATGAATTCTTGTAGGATACAAATATATCGCAAATAGAAGACACATTAAACTCCAGTCTATGTTTGATAAAATTCAAAAAAGATCCCCTCTTTAAACATTCAGAAAAGAATAGAAGAAACAAAAGGAGAATGTTCTTAATAGCAATTAGTCAACAGAAATATTCTTTATTAGCATGGTCATAAGAGTAAAATTTATGTATTTCATTTTAGTGCAAGATAATTGCAAATGATTTCTTAGGTTGCTTAGGAATCTTTTTGTGAAAAAGGACTTATTTGGCGACCATAGGCCaaacataaaaatgaaataaGATATGAACAAACATAACCGACAAGTACCTTGTAGTTGGATGAAACAAATCATTATCCACATTAGATTGAGAGTGAAACACTTTTAGCTGATTTAGTGGGGGGAGATCCCCACCAATtatcatattatatattatagCAGAATACACATACAATGGAAGTTAAAGAGCATTGTTACTACAACAGCTCAATTCTAGCATACTAAGAATTTACGGGCCCTTCACCCTTTCAATTCAGCAATAAGCTATTTGAAGTAAATGCCCATCTTTCTTGTATGACTACATGAAAATGAGGTCATAAAGGTCATGCAGGTATACCGTATATGCAAGGTCATAAGGCTCTTCATTGTCTAATAGTGCAGTCCATTTGTGTGGTGTGTAACCTGTAAAGGAGCAAAGAAATAGTAGGGGAGTAGCAATTACTTGGTTGTTGCCACAAATGACAAGTTGGGCCAATATCTAAATTTGTTTgcacttgttttttttttggggggtgtCAGTAAGAGCCATATCTACTTGGAGGAAGACACTTTTAGGCAACTGCAGCAGATATTTTGCCAGGTAGATTTAACAAAGTGAAGTCCTGATGCACAAAGGGACCATGAGATCCGTCATTATTATCTTTGGTATCCTAATACGAAGGATAAGCAATCAATAGGAAGGCCAAGTGGCATGCAGTTGCATCAGCATACAAGATGTTGCTAAGTAAATGGTTAACAGTGGCCTATGACAAATAATTCATGTCAGCAAGCCACCTTCAAATCACACAGGTTACTTACTGAACCCTTATCTTATTTGAATCCTATAATTTATATTCACTGAAAAATTTTATTTACCTACTTTGTATAGTTTAAAGGATAGAATGAAAACTAGCTGTTCTTGTGACTTTCAATGGGTGACAATGAGAATGGGAGGTGGATGACGACTACAGCTCGTGATGATCAATAAAGAATGTGCAGTATCAAATTCAGAGAACAAGCCAAATTCACAGAATAGAAAGCATGTGTAATGTTGATCAAATAGAGAATTCACCAATTTTTGTTGTAATGTTATAACTTCCTACTATTCCGCAGCTTCCACAATAGAAATCTTAGTGCtctcaaactttaaatgagaaaGGAAAATGAGTTGCCAATTTTCAAAGAGTTGACAAAGGCAAAGTTATTTGAGACAAATTTTAAGCCATTCTCTATAAATTGGTTGTTTCCTATTCATCTAATTGGCTACTCTATCTTCGCTTAAAATCAGAAATAGCAGACCATAACTTCAACAAAACAACATTTATAagccaaaatttgagaaattgacCTAACATGTAATGTTAGTCTATCTTCCATGCTACAGTGGACATCTAATCATCAAGCAAAGGACCTCAAAGAACTGAACTAACCAAATATATGACTTCACAAAGGCAAGTTCAATTATACACCAAATGCCACAATGAAACGACAGCTAAAAAATGCTCAATTTGTAAGTTAAAAACTGAAGAAAGAAAACAGATTGACGAAATATCAGGCCTTGAAGaaaataatttgattaaaaaaactgTTTTTTTATGTAGGAGACCTACTACACCTACCTGGCTTGAAGAAAACGGATAGTCCAAAATCAATGGTTTTGAGTGGCGAGTTCTCGTCCTTGTTGACAAATaggaagttctcgggcttgagaTCGCGATGCATAACTCCCATAGAATGGCACACCTCCACAACCCCGATAATGACCCTAGCAAGCTCGGCAGCAGCCTTCTCGGAGTAGTGCCCCCTCTGTACGATGCGATCGAAGAGCTCTCCGCCAGCACATAGATCCATGATGAGGTGCACGTGGACGGCGTCCTCATAGGTACTGACGATCGATATCACGTTGGGATGGCCGCAAAGATGATGCATGATCTGGATCTCCCGCCGCACGTCCTCGACATCATCGTCGGAGGCGAGCTTCCGCTTGGCGATAGACTTGCAAGCGAACTCCTTGCGAGTGACTTTGTCGACGCAGAGGTAGGTAGTGCCGAACTGCCCCTGCCCCAACTTGCGCCCGAGGATGTAGTGGTCCTTGATGTTTTCGGTCTTGCGTGGGAGGACGGAGCAGACGCGGAGGCCGGCGCTGGGGAGGCGGTCGACACGAGGCCGAGAGCGGCCGGCGGCGGGGGAGGAAGCGACCGAATCGTGTACCGTGGAGGGAGGGGGAGGAGGCGGGTACTTGTGGTCGTCGGAGGAGATGGAAACGGGGGTTGGTGGAGTCTGGGCGTCGCCGGCGGCCTTAGGGTTAGTGGGGTGGGAGGGGTCGGAGGGGGATTCGCGGGGGCGCCAGAGGACACCGGCGGAGATGGACTGGAGGAATCTGTGGTGGTCGATGTAGGGGCCGACGCAGGTGTTGCCCATATGTGAGGGCCGACAAAGGCGGCGGCGGCGCCGTCTCCACCGCGATCTCAGCGGCGATAATTCCGAAAGCGGAGCGGGTGAAAGAATCGGGTATTGCAAGCTGCGTGGATTTAGCGATCGAGATAACGTAAAGCTTCCGGCTAAATTATAAAAACAAGAATATTTCGTGTCCTTAAATACAGACACACTGTTGCACCTTCTCCCCCATCTCGCCAATAAATGGAGGACCacaaataataaatatatttctGCGAATGGCGCTCACACCGACTGACATCTAGAAATGCAGTCTACTGCATCTGTGCATTATGCAAATTTCTAAAGTAGTTAGAAATCTTaattgactatttttttttttaaatgtatttttcattttatccttaaaataaatctaatttttttatctttttttctccctcttttctttctatcTCCTCTCTCGTTTCTCCTCGtactatttcttttattttttcattttctttttttcctcttttttATTTACATGCATGCATAGCATAAGCCTGATATACAAATCATATCAGTTCAACAACATTTAaggtttagttaattttttgataacattttaa is from Zingiber officinale cultivar Zhangliang chromosome 7B, Zo_v1.1, whole genome shotgun sequence and encodes:
- the LOC122006320 gene encoding calcium-dependent protein kinase 17-like, with translation MGNTCVGPYIDHHRFLQSISAGVLWRPRESPSDPSHPTNPKAAGDAQTPPTPVSISSDDHKYPPPPPPSTVHDSVASSPAAGRSRPRVDRLPSAGLRVCSVLPRKTENIKDHYILGRKLGQGQFGTTYLCVDKVTRKEFACKSIAKRKLASDDDVEDVRREIQIMHHLCGHPNVISIVSTYEDAVHVHLIMDLCAGGELFDRIVQRGHYSEKAAAELARVIIGVVEVCHSMGVMHRDLKPENFLFVNKDENSPLKTIDFGLSVFFKPGDTFTDVVGSPYYVAPEVLLKRYGLEVDVWSAGVIIYILLSGVPPFWAETEQGIFEQVLRGELDLKMDPWPSISESAKDLVRRMLVRDPKRRLTAHEALCHPWVCVDGIAPSKPLDSAVLTRLKQFSAMNKLKKMAIRVIAESLSDEEIAGLKEMFKMIDADNSGQITFEELKIGLKKVGANLKESEISALMKAADIDNNGTIDYGEFIAATLHLNKIEREDNLFSAFSYFDKDGSGYITHDELQKACEEFGIQDAHIEEMIQEIDQDNDGRIDYNEFVTMMQKGNAVFGKKGPRSNYSFGLREALRLG
- the LOC122006319 gene encoding 60S ribosomal protein L15-2-like is translated as MGAYKYVSELWRKKQSDVMRFLQRVRCWEYRQLPSIVRVTRPTRPDKARRLGYKAKQGYVIYRVRVRRGGRKRPVPKGIVYGKPKNQGITQLKFQRNKRSVAEERAGRKLGGLRVLNSYWVNEDSTYKYFEVILVDAAHTVIRNDPRINWICKGVHKHRELRGLTSAGKKYRGLRGKGHRHHKARPSRRATWKRNQTLSLHRYR